The genomic window CATCGCCAAAGTTTCCCACAAAAATTAAATCCTGATTCGGTACTCTGGTTATCCCCCATGGTGAATTGAGTGGGCCCTGAGAAGTAAAACGTTTGATAAGATTGCCATTCAGGCTGAAGATATCAATATATCCATGGCCCGGACCTGCTTCGTCATCCTCATTATCAGGAGGCAGTTGTTTGGCATAGGTAACATATAATTGGCCGCCGATATTCCGGATGTTGAAAGGAGCATATCCTGATGGAATATTTGGATCAATGAAACCCTTCTTTTCTACATAATTAAAATGATCATCGTATACATTAATCTCAGCATTGTGGAAATCCGTTGCATATATATAGCTCGCACCATTGTTGGTTGCCATAGCAATTCCCTTATATACCGCACCTTCGTCAGACTCATCCGCAACTGTAACTGTAGAATCCCCGGAACTCCATGCTGCAATATTTCCATCTTCAGTGGCGAAAATAAATTTACTTACCTCACCTGTGGAGGGAATTACAAAATCTGAAGTATTATTATATACCACACCTGTCGGAGCACTTTTTTTACCTTTAAAAAGCACGTCAACCGGAGGTATTACTTCATTTCCATCAGCATCATAGACTACAGATACACCGGCATCTGCAGAAGAAATCCAGATAGTACCGGTAGCTCCGAACGCTATTCCCCATGCATTAACCAGGTTCTTATCGATACGCATCGGATGATACTCATCCACATCCGCAACAAGATTGATTTGTTTGAAATTGTTGGAACCGGATACTTTCATATCTGCGATCCCTTCATCAGCAGTTGCAGGCAAAATAGAGCTGCTCTTCTGACACCCGGCATTTACCATAAAAAGAAGCAAAATTATGAATGCTCCTTTGATAGGAATAGTCAGTTTGCCCGTGATTCTTTTAACAGGTAAATTTTTGTTTGTTTTCATATTCGATTATTTAATTGTGAAAAAAATTTTATAAGTAACAAATCTAATTTCTTGATTTAACTCCTTAATGCTATAGCTTTCTGTTTAACAGTCCAAAATCCCCGTTCAGAAAAGAAAACTATTGGTTAAGCAAGTAAATTTTCCTGTTGGGGAAATCTCCGTGAATTATTTTGTGATAAGCAAAAATCAGACTAACATTTTAAGCTTTTAGGGTTAGAAAACGGTTTTAACATATTATTAATACCGAAGAATTCTTAATTCACTTAAAATACAACAAACAGAAATTTATAGACCTGATTTCTGAATAAAATTTATTTGGTTGCATTCATTAGCAGTTGTTCAAATTTTGCTCTTGTAATTATTCTTGCTCCCAGACTTGACAAATGATGGCTTGGTACCTGGCAATCGATTGCCATATAATTTTCTCTTCGGCACAGGTATATAATAGCTGCCTTGGAAGCGTTACTCATAATGCTGAACATACTTTCACCGCAAAATAATTTTCCAGTTATAACTCCATATATTCCGCCTACCAGTTTTTCTTTATGCCATATCTCTATGGAGCGGGCATGACCAAGTTGGTGAAGGATAATATATGCTTCAATAAATTCAGCAGTAATCCAGGTATCCTTATGCTTTTTGAAGTGCGTTTCAGCACATAAGTGTATTACCTCTTTAAAGTTTTGATTAACAGTTACTGCAAACTGTTTCGAACGAAGTGTGCGTTCCATTCTTTCACCCACATGAATTTCCTTTGAAAATAATACCATTCTATTAGCAGGAGAATACCAGTAAATATTCCTGCCCTTCATAAACCAGGGAAAAATGCCTTTGCTATAGGCCAGCAATAACCTATCAGGGTTCAGATCACCGCCAATAGCTAACAATCCATCTTCTGAAGCCGTATCAGGATCAGGAAACCAGTTGTCCTGCGTAAGATAAACCATATGCAAATCTCAAAAAATGAAATTGGAAACACGGCATTTCATCA from Chitinophagales bacterium includes these protein-coding regions:
- a CDS encoding TIGR03118 family protein — protein: MKTNKNLPVKRITGKLTIPIKGAFIILLLFMVNAGCQKSSSILPATADEGIADMKVSGSNNFKQINLVADVDEYHPMRIDKNLVNAWGIAFGATGTIWISSADAGVSVVYDADGNEVIPPVDVLFKGKKSAPTGVVYNNTSDFVIPSTGEVSKFIFATEDGNIAAWSSGDSTVTVADESDEGAVYKGIAMATNNGASYIYATDFHNAEINVYDDHFNYVEKKGFIDPNIPSGYAPFNIRNIGGQLYVTYAKQLPPDNEDDEAGPGHGYIDIFSLNGNLIKRFTSQGPLNSPWGITRVPNQDLIFVGNFGDGKINMFDILGNFIGPLMSGGSPLVIDGLWALSFPQNVSGSQKQRLYFTAGPDEESHGLFGYLTNK
- a CDS encoding leucyl/phenylalanyl-tRNA--protein transferase, with protein sequence MVYLTQDNWFPDPDTASEDGLLAIGGDLNPDRLLLAYSKGIFPWFMKGRNIYWYSPANRMVLFSKEIHVGERMERTLRSKQFAVTVNQNFKEVIHLCAETHFKKHKDTWITAEFIEAYIILHQLGHARSIEIWHKEKLVGGIYGVITGKLFCGESMFSIMSNASKAAIIYLCRRENYMAIDCQVPSHHLSSLGARIITRAKFEQLLMNATK